The Malus domestica chromosome 13, GDT2T_hap1 genome includes a window with the following:
- the LOC103452189 gene encoding pyruvate dehydrogenase E1 component subunit beta-1, mitochondrial has protein sequence MLGILRQKVGAGSSSAMILGQRIRPAASALRGFASSAKEMTVRDALNSALDEEMSADPKVFLMGEEVGEYQGAYKITKGLLDKYGPDRVLDTPITEAGFTGIGVGAAYYGLRPVIEFMTFNFSMQAIDHIINSAAKSNYMSAGQINVPIVFRGPNGAAAGVGAQHSQCYAAWYAACPGLKVLTPYSSEDARGLLKAAIRDPDPVVFLENELLYGESFPVSAEVLDSSFCLPIGKAKIEREGKDVTITAFSKMVGYSLQAAEILAKEGISAEVINLRSIRPLDRKTINDSVRKTNRLVTVEEGFPQHGVGAEICASVVEDSFGYLDAPVERISGADVPMPYAANLERLAVPQVEDIVRAAKRACYKSSSLAASA, from the exons ATGTTGGGGATTTTAAGGCAGAAAGTGGGAGCTGGAAGCTCGTCAGCTATG ATTTTGGGGCAGAGGATCCGCCCCGCCGCTTCGGCATTGAGGGGTTTCGCATCTTCTGCGAAAGAG ATGACAGTGAGGGATGCTCTGAACTCTGCGCTCGATGAGGAAATGTCCGCGGACCCAAAAGTGTTTTTGATGGGTGAAGAG GTTGGGGAATATCAAGGTGCTTACAAG ATAACGAAAGGACTTCTGGACAAGTATGGTCCTGACAGGGTTCTTGATACCCCAATCACAGAG GCTGGGTTTACTGGGATTGGAGTTGGTGCTGCTTACTATGGTTTGAGACCTGTTATAGAGTTCATGACCTTTAACTTCTCAATgcag GCAATTGACCACATCATCAATTCCGCTGCAAAATCAAATTATATGTCTGCTGGCCAAATAAATGTGCCCATTGTTTTCAGAGGACCAAATGGTGCGGCTGCTGGGGTTGGTGCCCAGCATTCTCAA TGTTATGCAGCATGGTATGCAGCCTGCCCTGGGTTGAAAGTTTTGACTCCTTATTCATCTGAAGATGCTCGTGGACTCTTAAAAGCTGCCATTAGGGACCCTGATCCTGTTGTTTTCCTTGAAAATGAGTTGTT ATATGGTGAGTCATTTCCTGTTTCAGCTGAAGTTCTTGATTCCAGTTTTTGCCTCCCAATTGGAAAAGCTAAG attgagagagaaggaaaggatGTCACTATTACAGCTTTTTCGAAAATGGTTGGCTATTCTCTACAG GCTGCTGAGATACTCGCTAAGGAAGGAATCAGTGCTGAG GTCATAAATTTGAGGTCAATTCGTCCTCTCGATAGGAAAACCATCAATGATTCAGTCAGGAAAACCAACAGACTGGTGACGGTTGAAGAAGGGTTTCCTCAGCATGGTGTCGGCGCTGAAATCTG CGCATCTGTTGTTGAGGATAGCTTTGGTTATCTTGATGCACCGGTTGAGAGAATTTCTGGGGCTGATGTTCCCATGCCTTATGCAGCCAATTTGGAGCGATTGGCTGTTCCTCAG GTCGAAGATATTGTGCGTGCAGCAAAGAGAGCGTGCTACAAATCTTCCTCATTGGCTGCAAGTGCTTAA
- the LOC139190289 gene encoding uncharacterized protein codes for MTTQPGTNWTLLEDVALCTSWVQVTHDSITGNEMQLREMWSLIHTNYLEKMGGQRTKESMSSRWKLLSQSFSTWRDALAQASGNLRSGENLTDQELQAQAWYGAKTKSKNKTFTRFECWNIVKDCPKFRVVHVGPEVFMNSTPLHSTPEHASHDHDEDDYEEVPETPPVEQASGSTRFPIRPQGKKASKRKGNASKNDYAKYMEDLARQGELNLAREMAKFEADKAREDAKAAAFERKFEADERERELLRQEREHRREERMAERDRDIMNEPLEGKSPDSKYFWKSEKADVVRRRRAREARARGDGPSTTREDYPSTTREDHPSTTNWLGDGYHPFTNP; via the exons atgactactcaaccaggtacgaattggacgcttcttgaagatgttgcgttgtgtactagttgggttcaagttactcatgattcgattacgggtaatgagatgcagttgcgagaaatgtggagtcttattcataccaattatcttgagaaaatgggtgggcaaagaactaaagaatcgatgtccagtcgttggaaattacttagtcaatcgtttagtacgtggagagacgccttggcacaagctagtggtaatcttcgaagtggggaaaatttaacggatcag gaacttcaagcacaagcttggtatggtgccaaaaccaaaagcaaaaacaaaacattcacccggtttgaatgttggaatattgtcaaagattgtcctaaatttagAGTTGTGCATGTCGGTCCAGAAGTTTTCATGAACAGCACCCCTCTACACTCTACACCTGAGCATGCCTCGCATGATCATGATGAAGATGATTAtgaagaagtgcctgaaacgccccccgttgaacaagcgtcggggtcgactcgttttccaattaggcctcaaggtaagaaggcttcaaagagaaaaggtaatgcttccaagaatgattatgcaaagtatatggaagatcttgcccgccaaggtgaattgaatttggcccgggaaatggctaaatttgaggctgataaggctagagaggatgcaaaagctgcagcttttgagagaaaatttgaagctgatgagagagaaagagaactacttcggcaagaaagggaacatagaagagaagaaagaatggctgaacgagatcgtgacattatgaatgagcctttagaagggaagtctccagactctaaatatttttggaagtcagAGAAAGCGGACGTGGtgcgaaggaggcgtgcaagagaagcgagagcaagaggagatggtcctagcaccacAAGAGAAGATTATCCTAGCAcgacaagagaagatcatcctagcaccacaaattggttaggtgATGGTTATCATCCATTCACGaacccataa